AAGTCAAATACAGTATAGAAGTTTTAACAATATCAACTTTTGCAAATCTTATTTCACATGCCACATAAAGGCCATCCAGCTGAAAGTACTCAACACAAATGCCATCCAGTATCTTGTCTTTACATCTGTTCTCATTCAGAAATCTGCTGCCCCTTTCCTGAATAAGGGCATAGAATCAACAGAAAGGTTTAGCAGTGCTGTGAAGcacaacacagctgtgctgaaactCTGGGGTAAGGGTTCACCAACAACTTATGTAAAGttatattagaaatattttaattattaaaaaacaaacaaacatttcaacATATCTTGCCTACCTAGCTGCTCAATGATACTGGAAACTGTCCCAAAAGGCTTCAGTTCAACATTATCAGGCAGAATTACGGTTAAATCTTCAACAGGAGGCAGTTCCTGAAAATATCAAGTCATTATTCAGTATAAAGCCACACATTCACCactgaaatggagaaagagaaCACATTTTAAACTATTAACCACATACTGTATGTCTGAACTAGTGCAAAAGTGTGTATTTAATCACTGTcggtttattttcttcctgacaaTTGTAAAAAATATAAGTTACTTGAAGTTGAGTTACTAGATTAGCGTTTAAAAAGACACCCCTTCTTACTTACATCAAGGGGCAACTCATCTTTTGTTCTAACGCAGTACGTTCTGTTGTCCTTCTCATTTGGGTGATCATCGTCATCAGACGCTGCCGAAAGAGAACACGAAGAGGACGATGTAGTTGACGAACTATCGGAATCTGTGTcactgaataaaagaaaaaaaggagttaaaaTACAGATCCCTACATTAACATGCTGCTAGATTACGCTCTGTGCAACTAGCTTTGGACAGCACACGTTTTCTTAAATGCATCCAGTACACAGAAGAGATCTTCCCCTCATCCTAACAAAGCCACCGGACATGACTATAGAAAAGCATCACCCTGTCCAAACTCACCTCTCCGAGTCCGAGGCTGCGGCATGCGGCTCGCTGCGAGCCTCCGCGGGCAGCGACGTGCAAAGGGGCGCCCCCTCAGCCGAAGGCGCCCCCTCAGCCGAAGGCGCCCCCTCAGCCGAAGGCGCCCCCTCAGCCGAAGGCGCCCCCTCAGCCGAAGGCGCCCCCTCAGCCGAAGGCGCCCCCTCAGCCGAAGGCGCCCCCTCAGCCGAAGGCGCCCCCTCAGCCGAAGGCGCCCCCTCAGCCGAAGGCGCCCCCTCAGCCGAAGGCGCCCCCTCAGCCGAAGGCGCCCCCTCAGCCGAAGGCGCCCCCTCAGCCGAAGGCGCCCCCTCAGCCGAAGGCGCCCCCTCAGCCGAAGGCGCCCCCTCTGCCGAAGGCGCCCCCTCTGCCGAAGGCGCCCCCTCTGCCGAAGGCGCCCCCTCTGCCGAAGGCGCCCCCTCTGCCGAAGGCGCCCCCTCTGCCGAAGGCGCCCCCTCTGCCGAAGGCGCCCCCTCTGCCGAAGGCGCCCCCTCTGCCGAAGGCGCCCCCTCTGCCGAAGGCGCCCCCTCTGCCGAAGGCGCCCCCTCTGCCGAAGGCGCCCCCTCTGCCGAAGGCGCTTCGGCGGCAGAGCCGGCCTCCACCGTCAGGGTTTGCAGCCGCACCAACACCTCCTGCTGCTCCGCCATTACCGCCATTACCCCGCGCGGCTTCCGGCCGGTGAGGGGCAGGGCGCATGCGCAGGAAGCGTGCGCGCCTTCGCTTCCCTTTAAGGGCTGGTGTAAAAGGTGCtgagttttaaattaaatttacttACATGTGGCTGGTAAATTCCGCGATTAGATTGAAGGCGCTAAGGTTTTCGCCTGCGTAAGGCTTCTCCAAAAGGCAATGCTGGCGTTCCTCTGCATGGGAGCTCCCTGTGGGCTGTAAGATGTCGTGGTGCTGACAGCATACAGAAGACATGCATGTGATTATAAgtcaaaaaaccaaaacaacttaCTGAAAGTTAATATTCTCTAACTATTATAACATCCAGCTCTATATCGGCAATCCTATAATTGTATCTACCTGCACAACACCAAACTTTAACATCATAAAAACATTCCTCACCACATAAAGGCTTCTGTTATAGGTTTGCCATAAATGCCCCTGTTCTGGTGTCCGTCAGATGCCTCACACAACTTGCCAGGAGTCACTTTTTGACATGCAATGATCCGGCAAACaaacagctttcctgtaggaGACAAAGAAGTAATTCCTTCTGCCCTCACCAAGCTTAAGAGAGAGCTACTGAGGGCTCTCCCCTATGACAGTGACTCAGGAGATGAAAGACATGCCTTACATTGAAcatccatggaaaaaaaaataagaaataatagtaataatagcaACCTGAAAAAACTGCTGTGGTCTGGCTCCCAAACAGAGCTAACAGTGTTTTCACTCCcagtgaatgaatgaatggcaGAGTGCAAAATTATTCTAAAGGGGAAAATCATAAGTAAAAACTTAAGATACTACATGGAGAGagcacaaaaaacaacaacagcaaaacaccaGGATTCGAATGATGGTGAGAGGCAGAGGAGGGAGCAGTACGTTTCCCAATTCAGAAATTCCATGCAATAAACTTCCCCTCCAGCTCCATATAGAGTGCACTCAAACACTTGCTTCTCCTTCAGACTGTCTGGGCAATGTTTAATAAAGAGTCAGACTTGTGCTTCACAAATACAGCAGGCAGGCTAAAGTGAGCATCTGCCAGAAAATgcatctctttttctgcttgttcctttctttattcACTATGTGTAAGACCAGACGCCATGTGAGATTAGTAGGAAAATTAAGCATCTATACATaagcatgtttttatttacagctagctaaaataaatatataggCTAAGCAGGATAGAAATATTGAGAACAGTTTCCACAAGAAGTTTAACATCACAAGCACCTAGCATTTTTTGTATTAAGCGAGGAGCACAAATAAAGACCTTTATAAACAGTGGGCAGATATAAAATCTGTCATTGCACAATTACTCAGAACACCTTGGTTAGGAattgtaatgctataatgggaTGGAAAGCACTGCAATAGTAGCAGGATGGCAAAGCCATCAGTTGCAGCAAATAAGAagtccaaatgcagcagccatgaacacagaaataaaggaaaagagctACTAACCTGTGGAAAGcctctggaaagcagaaatctccagcaagatacccttgcctccactgccaagcCTTAAATGAGATTTGGAAAggagtggatcctggctccagccctttcAGTCATTCAGctacattgcatgcacctgagctcccctgggttggccctgctttcccaccaagtgctctgtcactgtttcaggccatgacttatCATTTCTGCTGTAGGAATCTTTTCCAGTGACTACGTTGAGGTCCTGAAGTATGTAAAACATGTGGTCTAAAATATCACTGCCCTGTACTGTATGCTCTATAATAAAAAGGATCTGTGGAAAATCATACAAGGATGATGCACAAGAATTAAATATTGCACATTCataaaattgttttatattGAATCTCAGTGGCAAATATGTTCTCATCCCTGATAAAATGAGTATGTATATATAGAAGCAGAGGCAGAAACCTACTTAAACCCAATACCACAAAAATTCATCCTGTAgtagtttaatttaaaaataagggaAGAGAAGATTGTTATTATTTTGAGGGggtttaaaatttattttcttcgCTTTTCAGAACTGAGACTGGAGAGTTACCTGACACGGACTTCCGTGGAGGATTTGTGAGTTTATGTGAGGAAGCTGGTTAGTGTGGCTGGGAGGGAGTTATTTCCCAAAGCAGACAAAGCTTTATATGCATCAAATCATTTCCTAGCAAGAGGTATAATAATGGGTGTTAATATGGGGCAGATGTAGTTGagtaatgaaataatgaaaattaattttatctgCCAAATATAAACTTCTGATCAATGCAAAAGCATATTCAAGTTTCCACTTGCCCTTATATAAGTAAAATCATTCAGCTGTCACAGTTtgtctttcctgctttttaaagtgttttagTTAAGTGTTTTGTAGTTGTACACTGGCAACTAGATTGTGTTTTGACAGATTCCTCCATATTCATGCAGAACTCACTGCATTTTTCCAACAAGATACTTCATTTCATCTAAACACTACAGCTTAGCCTCTATCATATAAAATAGCATTTATGTTAGAGTGAGGGTAGTGAACACGAAGTACGGTAAACATCATCATCCTTTCAACCAGGTTATTTTTAAGTAATCTTTGATGTAGCAACACAGGCATGAAGATGTTCTGTGAAAAGAACAATTTCGTAGATGAACGCTTGAATCACAGTAGCAGTAAAACTAATTTTCAGGATTTAGACAGTGAAGAAATATTACTGCTAGTAGTGGAATTCAACTTCAGCTGTCAAGGCAGGGCTAAACATGACTGTAGGCCTGTTTTCTGCCTGCAATTTCTTTGATGAAGCTCTCTGGAGGTGTTGTTTTCTAGATTTGTTTGATAGATTCCTGCTGCTAAGACAGGTGTGTCTAATTGTCTCCATCAGACTATTAAAGCTAAAATGACACTGCTCAAATTATTATTGTGTGTTATTAATTTCCTTAGTTGCAGTTGAgaaaaatcagttaaaaaaCATAGCTTAATCCCAATATTTCTCCTGGACTTGAAGGTTGAAAATTGCTTGGAGGTTTCAGTATACTGTTTTTTTATGccttcagaggaaaataaattttacaaaaaaaaaaaaaataacaacaacacaTGATGAAGAAACTGTGTTTCCTAATATACCTGAAACATGGAACCCAATACTGTTGTGACATTTATCGTTTATGTGTTTTATGCTTTCTTATTCTAGTCAATCATGCACATAGATTAAATGCAGTATATGAACACTGCACTTTAATTAATAGAGGGAGCACAGTGAATTTGAAAAatacacttctgaaaatattttttcctaatttttagATCAATTTATTTAGGTCGTCTGGCAGCATTTTGTGCATAATTAAATTCAGTGTTTCATCTCCATAATCAGCAACTTAGATCTTCCTTGAGATTCTTGTGTCAATTAAGAATTATACTTTTCTAATTAAATAtgaagcaagagaaagaataCCCTGGAAATATTGTTTCAAAGCTGTATCAGATCAGAATCTGAAAGGGAGTTACAACAGTCCTGACAGTTTCATCTTCCATATactcttccttttcctattACCTCTAAATTTACCTCTCACCAACTATAGCTGTATTAGCTGACCTACAGTCAGCTCATAGTGACAGATTGCTCCTCACTGCTCTGAATACAATCTCTGAGCAACATGAGGCCTGAGAATTCTGTCTACACATTCAGAGGTGGTACAGGAATggattaaaatataattttgtttccttcttacCTAATATCCTGGGATGGGTCCAGAGGAAACCCTTCAGAcgatcatttcttcttctcattaCTGTTTCGGGTCAAGAGATGTCTGAAATTCTGTTAGCATTGATTCAAGTATAAAATTTGCACTGAAGAACGGAATCGCATCACCAAACATGCTTTCATATAggcagatgtttaaaaaaagactttggCCTTTTCATTAGGAGTGGTCAGAGCAGAACGTACTGCTCCTTCACAGGATGCGAGTACATACAGCTTGTCAGCCTTCAGCTTAGGACAGCACCAGTCCCTCTGCAAACGTAGggagaaaagagacagaatgtATGAATTTGATGAGTACAGAAATAACAGTACTGGAAAAAGCATTTGATACTCATAAAACTGCAGCCACCatatcaaaaaaaaaatcacatctatATGTGTACTTGCTTCAAGTTGCTCCTTAGATTTTCCCCAAGTGGTCCAGAGCAAAAGGATGGCACTTCACATACCTCCTTATAATGCTTACCTTTTTAAATtgataaaggaaagaaaattgttctTATAGTCCCTGAAATTGCTTTCATTCTTACCTACAAAAATAGGTACCTACATGAGCTGAATGCCTTGTAAAATGACCAGCAATTTTGAACGCTGACATCTGAATTGTCACACTGACATCTGAGAGTAATTACTCCAGGAAACTCAACAGATCGCTTTGAAACTTCCTTGGAATTCTGTTTGCAGActctaaaataaagaaaaaagaaccctcagaaaactattttttgctATTACAAGTAGTTGTCTTAAGCTGCATGTGGACTCCATCCTCTGCAGAACTGACAACAGAAAGACTAACTTACTATATCTCTTACCAAACAAGGTCAGAAAGAAGTGACAGTTTCTAGTTTCTTTTGTACTGGACGTCCTTGGTAATACAGCCATATAATTCATGCCAACTTGCAGGGAAGGTTCTGTCCAAGAATGATTGGCTGCTCTTATGGAAGACAGGATATTCATCATTTCTGGTAGTAATGACTGTAGAGCCTGCTTGCCATTATATTCATGTTGCTTCTTTCACATAGTCAAATTTTAAGGGGAAAGTCTAGCCTTAGATTTGCaacaattttgaaaatactgctcaaatctcagcatttttttcacCCATGAGTTAAACTACTGCAAGGGAGATTGAGATATTCCTGGTCAGGAAcagtgaaaggagaagaaatcaCATTAACAGAACTTTTTATATCACTGTTGCTAGATGCATTTCAGGTGAATCAATACTGTGGCTTGAGACATTTTGTACAGTACATGTAGCTGAGACATTTTGTTCTGAAGCAAGATTAAAGTAGTTAGTACAGAATGATTTACTCACCTCACAGTTTCAAATTCCTGTACAGATTTAACACGACCTCTTTACTTTTATGTAAAGCTATAACAAGATGAAAAGAGGCAATGATTTCTAAGCACATAATGTTTTTCccaaataatgcatttttaggTACAGAAAAACTTCATCTTAGAGtcctatatttttcttttactttattCTTCCAAATATAACCAGTAATTTTCTGATAATTGAGCTGTCCACAGTCAATTTCATCAATAGCAGTTCAAATCCATTCACTAATGGGGCTGACTGCATCACCTCCAGTTATTCTCTTAAGAGTTTGTGCAACTCATTGATCAACTTTTATTAATTGATTACATTCTTTTTCTAGgtatgattttatttcagtgttggaATTTATAACAATATAAGCATAATTTAGTTAGTTGCCAAATCAACTGCATGCAAGCTGCATCTGTAAAGGTCACTGATTCtagtatatataaatacatagcAGACATTTCAAATATCTGCATAGCTGAAATCTGCAAATTGGAAATGGAGGGAATCATATGCTTTGTAAAATTGGCTGTGGCTTCCATATAATGACCTGAAGATAAAAAACTAAGAGCAAGAAAAATTGCATGTTTGTCTGACTATTTTATGTTCTTGTGTATGTTTTTATGGCATGAGTCCCACGAACTTTCACGTGAAGCTTTTGTAGctttaataacattttaactGACCGTCTCTGGAACatggaaaacctttttttttctgtcctgacAAATGTTCTCTACCAATCCATTTCATTTTGGCTGCACAGCCAAGTATTCTTTCAGTACTTACAATAATGTTTTTGGTAGACAGGCGTTCATTAAAGCATCAGTACGTGACAGACATTAGGCCTGAAATTCGTGAATAAATTAaagaatgcagtttttaatCCACTTATGTAATAATTGAATCTTAAAAGATCTTTCTGTATGCGGATGGCTTGCTGCAGATTTCTGTACATCTCAGTTTGTATTTCTTACACTGCAGTTTCAGAATTTTAATGCAGCATAAACTGGCACTGCTGACAAAATAGATGGCTTTGCCCTTCCCCCAGTTTGGATTTGCTGTCCTGTTCCTTGTGCCAACACTAATGTTCATGCAGACACGAATGACTGGGTAGGGAAGTGATCCAGTAAAATTTAACACAcaggtttttgggtttttttgccaGATTGGTCCCAGACCACTGTACCTCTACAAATAatagcacacacacaaagggGCTTCAGGATATGATAAGAGCAAGTAGGAAGGAGGCAAAAACATGACTGACATTTGTTGCCAGAGCCAATCTGTGCAGGATTTCatgagggaagggaagggaagggaagggaagggaagggaagggaagggaagggaagggaagggaagggaagggaagggaagggaagggaagggaagggaagggaagggaagggaagggaagggaagggaagggaagggaagggaagggaagggaagggaagggaagggaagggaagggaagggaagggaagggaagggaagggaagggaagggaagggaagggaagggaagggaagggaagggaagggaagggaagggaagggaagggaagggaagggaagggaagggaagggaagggaagggaagggaagggaagggaagggaagggaagggaagggaagggaagggaagggaagggaagggaagggaagggaagggaagggaagggaagggaagggaagggaccCCCAACAAGAAGAATAAATGTAACAAGTGCTGCACAACACAGTTTTCACCAactgatgcccagccagtctccaagcagcagcagcagccacccaCTGGCCACCTCCTCCCACTTCTATTGCTGAGCATGACACCATATGGTATGGGGCAGCCCTTTGGCCAGTCTGGGTCAGTCAGCCTGGTCTTGTCCCCTCTCAATACTTGTGTATCCCCAGCTCCTCACTGGCAGGGAAATGTGACAAGTCGTTGACTTGGTGTAATCACTGCTCAGCAATAACCAAACAATGTGTTATCAATATTATCCATCGTAAATCCAATGCCATACCATctactaggaagaaaattaactctatctCAACTAAAATTAGGATTATGTAGCTAATAATCTTCCATCAAGACACAAGGTATTTAAGAGTTAAGGAATAATACCCAAGCTTCTAACACTGAAAAATCCTGCCTCCTCCCCATCATGATGACCTagtctgtttattttcttttccccccaaaGACCATGTTAAGAAACAGAATAACAAAAGAACTACAAGAAATTCTAAAACCTTTCTTTGAgacaaaaactgttttgtatGGAAAACCACAAAAGATACACCTTTGAAGTGTTTGAAGAAAGCAATCTAACCTAAGATAACAAAAAGGTTCAGGAAATCAGCAGGTGAGAAAGTTGCAAATTTAGACTCATTGTTGGATACTTTTGAGAAACTATTATGTATTTATGAATTTTATGCATACTTACTTGTCCTTTACCTTCCTTTTGGTACTCAGGGAGTTCCTTTCACAAAATGTACTGATTTTTCCATCTATTTGGCGGGTGTATGATAATCTTTCCTTTGCACTCAGAATTAACCACTGGGACGACTGAGAACCAGTATACTTTTGACCTTTTGCTCTATTACTGTAATTCTCTGTGTataccaaaaaacaacaacaacaaaaaaaaacaaccttataaaaagaaaatatctcagaaaacagaagtcgTTCTACTTAGCAAAAGTAACTACTGAA
The Lagopus muta isolate bLagMut1 chromosome 4, bLagMut1 primary, whole genome shotgun sequence genome window above contains:
- the NAF1 gene encoding H/ACA ribonucleoprotein complex non-core subunit NAF1, with amino-acid sequence MAVMAEQQEVLVRLQTLTVEAGSAAEAPSAEGAPSAEGAPSAEGAPSAEGAPSAEGAPSAEGAPSAEGAPSAEGAPSAEGAPSAEGAPSAEGAPSAEGAPSAEGAPSAEGAPSAEGAPSAEGAPSAEGAPSAEGAPSAEGAPSAEGAPSAEGAPSAEGAPSAEGAPSAEGAPSAEGAPSAEGAPSAEGAPSAEGAPSAEGAPLCTSLPAEARSEPHAAASDSESDTDSDSSSTTSSSSCSLSAASDDDDHPNEKDNRTYCVRTKDELPLDELPPVEDLTVILPDNVELKPFGTVSSIIEQLVIVESLRGLPPINEESIIFKEDRQAAGKVFEVFGPVQHPFYVLRFNSSEHVKAKGINVQDSMYFAPSVEDFTQYIFAEKLQQEKGSDASWKNDQEPPPEALDFSDDEKEREAKQKKKKPQSQGRKKVKTDTNATSEYKGLHQSVQQPASSYSRGYHGQRFSGDPFLSPSGPPRFPRAPHPYSSDSRIHQESPPFPQPHRKEHLMMQQYPFPPPVFGSINEMHQFHHPPSNPNMICTDPNIYNLYPFMPVPLPPPGSQPPQFRPY